Proteins found in one Schistocerca serialis cubense isolate TAMUIC-IGC-003099 chromosome 5, iqSchSeri2.2, whole genome shotgun sequence genomic segment:
- the LOC126480919 gene encoding ubiquitin-like-conjugating enzyme ATG10 — translation MAGTITWEYFLKCTDELLRISDIIHDDWVGRGSKNIAGSYYLAKTTKRSCMIVKENHEVADYLEDLELERHETDNESVSTNARDRASEWEYHVLYNISYSVPVLYFNACFSDGSLFSLEQLWQLLSYNFKGALEPQKWSVLTQQEHPVLGRPFFQLHPCRTAKFLEIFEGCSSNLLITWLSSVGPLVGLELPLQYSHHHHHKNYTHTETSKGILQDSVVNHSQIHLL, via the coding sequence ATGGCGGGTACCATCACATGGGAATATTTTTTAAAATGCACCGACGAGTTGTTACGAATATCTGATATTATCCACGATGACTGGGTTGGACGAGGCAGTAAAAATATTGCTGGATCGTATTACCTAGCTAAGACGACGAAACGCAGTTGTATGATTGTGAAAGAAAATCATGAAGTAGCAGATTATTTAGAAGACTTGGAATTAGAAAGACATGAGACCGACAACGAATCGGTCTCCACCAATGCCAGAGACAGAGCGAGTGAATGGGAATACCATGTACTGTACAACATTAGTTACAGTGTGCCAGTGTTATATTTCAATGCTTGTTTCTCAGACGGAAGTTTGTTTTCATTGGAACAACTGTGGCAATTACTGTCATATAACTTTAAAGGAGCACTAGAACCCCAAAAGTGGAGTGTGTTGACTCAGCAAGAACACCCTGTTCTAGGGCGACCATTCTTTCAATTACATCCCTGTCGAACAGCCAAATTTTTAGAGATATTTGAAGGCTGCAGCTCGAACCTTCTTATTACATGGTTAAGTTCTGTTGGACCATTAGTTGGTCTAGAATTGCCACTGCAATAcagtcatcaccaccaccacaagaATTACACTCACACTGAAACTTCCAAAGGAATATTACAGGACAGTGTTGTTAACCATTCACAAATTCATTTATTGTAA